One stretch of Rathayibacter festucae DSM 15932 DNA includes these proteins:
- a CDS encoding Gfo/Idh/MocA family protein, which produces MTVRLVQVGAGAMGRAWIRTIRDHPDAELVGLVDLDVALAERAAEEEEVGPIAVGSSVAEVAARSGADAVVNVTVPRAHLPVSSEALFAGLPVLSEKPIAPTIAESLILAATSEVAGRLLMTSQSRRYYPAIAAFREQVAGLGELGTASVLFAKAPHFGGFREEMPHVLLVDMAIHAFDAARYVLDRDPVAVYCEEYNPAWSWYADGAAASAVFEFAGGVRFSYTGSWCADGLETSWNGDWRVTGAGGTAHWDGDGAPSWQARESEAVQTATLEPGPQEIAGSLAEFVRVLGTGAVPSGEVHANVRSLAMVEAAVRSSETGARVRIDDVLEEGYAEALGLARDERVRAALAGWGSAAAGLAAR; this is translated from the coding sequence ATGACCGTCCGTCTCGTCCAGGTCGGAGCGGGCGCCATGGGGCGCGCGTGGATCCGCACCATCCGCGACCACCCCGACGCCGAGCTGGTCGGCCTCGTCGACCTCGACGTCGCGCTCGCCGAGCGGGCCGCCGAGGAGGAGGAGGTCGGGCCGATCGCGGTCGGCAGCTCCGTCGCCGAGGTGGCCGCGCGCTCCGGCGCCGACGCGGTCGTCAACGTCACCGTGCCGCGCGCGCACCTCCCGGTCAGCAGCGAGGCGCTCTTCGCCGGGCTGCCGGTGCTGTCGGAGAAGCCGATCGCGCCGACGATCGCCGAGTCGCTGATCCTCGCCGCGACGAGCGAGGTCGCCGGACGGCTGCTGATGACCAGCCAGTCGCGGCGCTACTATCCTGCGATCGCCGCGTTCCGCGAGCAGGTCGCCGGGCTCGGGGAGCTCGGCACGGCGTCGGTCCTCTTCGCGAAGGCGCCGCACTTCGGCGGCTTCCGCGAGGAGATGCCGCACGTGCTGCTCGTCGACATGGCGATCCACGCCTTCGACGCGGCGCGCTACGTCCTGGACCGCGACCCGGTCGCCGTCTACTGCGAGGAGTACAACCCGGCCTGGAGCTGGTACGCCGACGGCGCCGCGGCGAGCGCCGTCTTCGAGTTCGCCGGCGGCGTCCGCTTCAGCTACACCGGCAGCTGGTGCGCCGACGGGCTCGAGACGTCCTGGAACGGCGACTGGCGCGTGACCGGCGCGGGCGGCACCGCGCACTGGGACGGCGACGGCGCCCCCTCCTGGCAGGCGCGCGAGTCGGAGGCGGTGCAGACCGCGACGCTCGAGCCCGGCCCGCAGGAGATCGCCGGCTCGCTGGCCGAGTTCGTGCGCGTGCTGGGGACCGGCGCCGTGCCCTCGGGCGAGGTGCACGCGAACGTGCGGAGCCTCGCGATGGTCGAGGCGGCGGTCCGCTCCTCCGAGACGGGCGCCCGCGTCCGCATCGACGACGTCCTCGAGGAGGGCTACGCCGAGGCCCTCGGCCTCGCGCGCGACGAGCGCGTGCGCGCGGCCCTGGCCGGCTGGGGCTCGGCGGCGGCGGGACTCGCGGCCCGCTGA
- a CDS encoding esterase-like activity of phytase family protein — translation MPRHFAPRRTAGAALTLVLASCTVGAALPATAAGDSFFTRVATVPAYLNAADPAVDSAVAEISSASPDGRLVYSTDSAGQRINVLDISDPDAPKPLGGVGVGGEPTSVYATGEYVLAVVDTSDGDFANPSGHVSVLHASDLAPVATIELGGQPDSIDVTTAGDLAVIAIENQRDEDFTPEGAEEGDLPQAPAGELVVMDLTADPSAWVAEHIALAGLAGLDTPSDPEPEYVSINPADTAVAVTLQENNAVAVLDLATRTVTASYSAGTASVSGIDTLDDDRIALTDSITDVPREPDAIGWVGDDHVAIANEGDWKGGTRGWSILDAASGAVVWDAGNTFDHLAVSLGLYPDKRSDAKGSEPEGLLSATFDGVPYVFVGAERANFVAVYDVSDPTAPRLVQALPSTPGPEGLLALPERDLLVVSSETDDAEAAVRASVQLYALGASAPAFPTIASADVDGSPLPWGALSGLSGDPAAADRLYAVSDSAYAPSTVYSVDTSVVPALIDSTLTVTEAGEPAALDLEGIAAREDGGFWAVTEGATGPENALLRLDASAAVLERIALPAELGDALGSQGFEGVTIEAGEGGEIVWTALQREASTDADGIVRLGRYDVAAGSWSFFGYPLETASGAEGDWNGLSEITLTPAGTLAVIERDKRNGPDAALKAVYTVPLPTGPGAAIGEELPVLAKTLAVDVLPALEAGNGWTQEKLEGLGITGAGEVFAVTDNDGVDDANGETVLASLGSAADVFGAAVTPTPVPTTEPTAVPTAVPTAVPTAEPTVAPTAEPTTEPTAQPTVAPTHPAGSVPPRTGSGSGSLASTGVESGWLSAAALSLLAGGALVLGLARRRRTAR, via the coding sequence GTGCCCCGTCACTTCGCCCCCCGCCGCACCGCCGGCGCCGCGCTCACCCTCGTCCTCGCGAGCTGCACCGTCGGCGCCGCGCTGCCCGCCACCGCCGCCGGCGACTCCTTCTTCACGCGGGTCGCCACGGTGCCCGCATACCTCAACGCCGCCGACCCGGCGGTCGACTCCGCCGTCGCCGAGATCTCCAGCGCCTCCCCCGACGGCCGCCTGGTCTACTCCACCGACTCCGCCGGCCAGCGGATCAACGTCCTCGACATCAGCGACCCGGACGCGCCGAAGCCCCTCGGCGGCGTCGGCGTCGGCGGCGAGCCCACCTCGGTCTACGCGACCGGCGAGTACGTGCTCGCGGTCGTCGACACCTCCGACGGCGACTTCGCGAACCCCTCCGGCCACGTCAGCGTGCTGCACGCGAGCGACCTCGCCCCGGTCGCGACGATCGAGCTCGGCGGCCAGCCCGACTCCATCGACGTCACCACCGCCGGCGACCTCGCCGTCATCGCGATCGAGAACCAGCGCGACGAGGACTTCACGCCCGAGGGCGCCGAGGAGGGCGACCTCCCGCAGGCCCCCGCCGGCGAGCTCGTCGTGATGGACCTCACCGCCGACCCGTCCGCCTGGGTCGCCGAGCACATCGCGCTCGCCGGCCTCGCGGGCCTCGACACCCCGAGCGACCCGGAGCCCGAGTACGTCTCGATCAACCCCGCCGACACCGCCGTCGCGGTGACCCTGCAGGAGAACAACGCCGTCGCGGTCCTCGACCTGGCCACCCGCACCGTCACCGCGTCCTACTCGGCCGGCACCGCCTCCGTCTCCGGGATCGACACCCTCGACGACGACCGCATCGCGCTGACCGACTCGATCACCGACGTCCCGCGCGAGCCCGACGCGATCGGCTGGGTCGGCGACGACCACGTCGCGATCGCGAACGAGGGCGACTGGAAGGGCGGCACCCGCGGCTGGTCGATCCTCGACGCGGCCTCCGGCGCCGTGGTCTGGGACGCCGGCAACACCTTCGACCACCTCGCCGTCAGCCTCGGCCTCTACCCCGACAAGCGCTCCGACGCGAAGGGCTCCGAGCCGGAGGGCCTGCTCTCGGCGACCTTCGACGGCGTGCCGTACGTCTTCGTCGGCGCCGAGCGCGCCAACTTCGTCGCCGTCTACGACGTCTCCGACCCCACCGCGCCCCGCCTCGTGCAGGCGCTGCCCTCCACGCCCGGTCCGGAGGGGCTGCTCGCCCTGCCCGAGCGCGACCTGCTGGTCGTCTCGAGCGAGACCGACGACGCCGAGGCGGCGGTGCGCGCGAGCGTGCAGCTCTACGCGCTCGGCGCCTCCGCCCCCGCCTTCCCGACCATCGCGTCGGCCGACGTCGACGGCTCGCCGCTGCCGTGGGGCGCGCTCTCCGGCCTCTCCGGCGACCCGGCCGCCGCGGATCGTCTCTACGCCGTGAGCGACAGCGCGTACGCGCCGAGCACGGTCTACTCCGTCGACACCTCGGTCGTCCCGGCGCTGATCGACTCCACGCTCACCGTGACGGAGGCGGGCGAGCCGGCCGCGCTCGACCTCGAGGGCATCGCCGCGCGCGAGGACGGCGGCTTCTGGGCCGTCACCGAGGGTGCGACCGGTCCCGAGAACGCGCTGCTGCGCCTGGACGCCTCCGCCGCCGTGCTCGAGCGCATCGCGCTCCCCGCCGAGCTGGGCGACGCGCTCGGCTCGCAGGGCTTCGAGGGCGTCACGATCGAGGCGGGCGAGGGCGGCGAGATCGTCTGGACCGCGCTGCAGCGCGAGGCGTCGACCGACGCCGACGGGATCGTCCGGCTCGGCCGCTACGACGTCGCGGCCGGCAGCTGGAGCTTCTTCGGCTACCCGCTGGAGACCGCGTCCGGCGCCGAGGGCGACTGGAACGGCCTGTCCGAGATCACGCTGACGCCCGCCGGGACCCTCGCGGTCATCGAGCGCGACAAGCGCAACGGACCGGACGCGGCGCTCAAGGCCGTGTACACCGTGCCGCTGCCGACGGGGCCGGGCGCCGCGATCGGCGAGGAGCTCCCCGTGCTGGCGAAGACGCTCGCCGTCGACGTCCTGCCCGCGCTCGAGGCCGGCAACGGCTGGACGCAGGAGAAGCTCGAGGGCCTGGGCATCACCGGCGCCGGCGAGGTCTTCGCGGTCACCGACAACGACGGCGTCGACGACGCCAACGGCGAGACGGTGCTCGCGTCGCTCGGCTCCGCGGCCGACGTGTTCGGAGCGGCGGTGACGCCGACCCCGGTGCCGACGACCGAGCCGACCGCAGTGCCCACCGCCGTGCCCACTGCCGTGCCGACGGCTGAGCCGACCGTTGCGCCCACCGCGGAGCCCACCACCGAGCCGACCGCGCAGCCCACGGTCGCGCCGACGCACCCCGCCGGTTCCGTGCCGCCGCGGACGGGCTCCGGCTCCGGCTCGCTCGCCTCCACCGGCGTCGAGTCCGGCTGGCTCTCCGCCGCCGCGCTGTCCCTCCTCGCCGGCGGAGCCCTCGTGCTCGGCCTCGCCCGGAGGCGCCGCACGGCACGCTGA
- a CDS encoding NADP-dependent oxidoreductase: MRAFVIDRYKQPLHEADVPEPVVGPRDVLVKVAAAGLNQLDEKIRLGEFTAILPYTTPLVLGHDVAGTVLRVGSAVRGFAVGDTVYARPRDHRIGTFAERIAIDEADVALAPSSIGLTEAASLPLVALTAWQALVVKGKVGPGSKVLIHAGSGGVGTVAIQLAKHLGAFVATTASAAQSGFLHDLGADLVIDYRSRDFEKEVSGYDVVLDSLGGENLAKSLRVLAPGGRAVGISGPPDPAFAKKRGLNPVLRLAIAALSLGVRRRARSLGVHYEFLFMESSGEQLTRIAELVDAGAIRPVVGATFPFHETPAALASLGASRARGKTVVLGL, from the coding sequence GTGCGCGCGTTCGTGATCGACAGGTACAAGCAGCCTCTGCACGAGGCCGACGTCCCCGAGCCGGTCGTCGGTCCGCGCGACGTCCTGGTGAAGGTGGCGGCCGCGGGGCTGAATCAGCTGGACGAGAAGATCCGCCTCGGCGAGTTCACGGCGATCCTCCCGTACACGACGCCGCTCGTCCTCGGCCACGACGTCGCCGGGACCGTCCTGCGCGTCGGGTCGGCGGTCCGCGGCTTCGCCGTCGGCGACACGGTCTACGCCCGCCCCCGCGACCACCGCATCGGGACCTTCGCCGAGCGCATCGCGATCGACGAGGCCGACGTGGCCCTCGCCCCGTCCTCGATCGGCCTCACCGAGGCGGCCTCGCTCCCGCTGGTGGCGCTGACCGCGTGGCAGGCGCTCGTCGTGAAGGGGAAGGTCGGTCCCGGATCGAAGGTCCTCATCCATGCCGGCTCCGGCGGAGTCGGCACCGTCGCGATCCAGCTGGCCAAGCACCTCGGCGCCTTCGTCGCGACCACCGCGTCGGCGGCCCAGTCCGGCTTCCTCCACGACCTCGGCGCGGACCTGGTGATCGACTACCGCAGCCGGGACTTCGAGAAGGAGGTCTCCGGCTACGACGTCGTGCTCGACAGCCTCGGCGGCGAGAACCTCGCGAAGTCGCTGCGCGTGCTGGCGCCGGGAGGCCGGGCCGTGGGCATCTCCGGCCCGCCCGACCCCGCCTTCGCGAAGAAGAGAGGGCTGAACCCGGTCCTCCGCCTCGCGATCGCCGCCCTCAGCCTCGGGGTCCGTCGCCGCGCCCGCTCGCTGGGCGTCCACTACGAGTTCCTCTTCATGGAGTCGAGCGGCGAGCAGCTGACCCGCATCGCCGAGCTCGTCGACGCCGGCGCGATCCGCCCGGTCGTCGGTGCCACCTTCCCCTTCCACGAGACGCCCGCCGCACTCGCCTCCCTCGGAGCCTCCCGCGCCCGCGGCAAGACCGTCGTCCTCGGTCTCTGA
- a CDS encoding glycosyl hydrolase family 32, producing the protein MLTLEGSWVWDFWLADDGDEFHAFFLHAPTSLGEESRRHRAARIGHAVSSDLSSWTVLEGSPFAPGDIGSFDETATWTGSVVRGDDGLWRMFYTGSRFLHPEPLVANIETIGVAVSADLRSWEKQPGPVVVADPRWYETWGTSEWKEEAWRDPWVFRDPSGDGWHMLVTARSTEGPLDDRGVIGHAVSPDLVSWEVRPPLSRPGAGFAHLEVPQVELVDGRWLLLFSSTEDSMTPAHALAHPRAGTWAVEVNDPTRCYDLSGARPLTKDSLYSGRVIRDRAGRWQFLAFRTADENGVFLGGIVDPIALGSAELTDAAR; encoded by the coding sequence ATGCTGACCCTCGAGGGCTCGTGGGTCTGGGACTTCTGGCTGGCCGACGACGGCGACGAGTTCCACGCCTTCTTCCTGCACGCACCGACCTCGCTCGGCGAGGAGAGCCGCCGTCACCGGGCCGCCCGCATCGGCCACGCCGTCTCCTCGGACCTCTCGTCCTGGACCGTGCTCGAGGGCTCGCCGTTCGCGCCGGGAGACATCGGCTCGTTCGACGAGACCGCCACCTGGACCGGGAGCGTCGTCCGCGGCGACGACGGGCTGTGGCGGATGTTCTACACCGGCTCGCGCTTCCTCCACCCCGAGCCGCTCGTCGCGAACATCGAGACCATCGGCGTGGCCGTGTCCGCCGACCTGCGCAGCTGGGAGAAGCAGCCCGGCCCGGTCGTCGTCGCCGATCCGCGCTGGTACGAGACTTGGGGCACCTCCGAGTGGAAGGAGGAGGCCTGGCGCGACCCGTGGGTCTTCCGCGACCCGAGTGGCGACGGCTGGCACATGCTCGTCACGGCGCGCTCCACGGAGGGGCCGCTCGACGACCGCGGAGTGATCGGCCACGCCGTCTCGCCCGACCTCGTCAGCTGGGAGGTGCGCCCGCCGCTCTCGCGCCCGGGTGCCGGATTCGCGCACCTGGAGGTCCCGCAGGTCGAGCTCGTCGACGGCCGCTGGCTGCTGCTCTTCTCCTCGACGGAGGACTCGATGACCCCGGCGCACGCGCTCGCGCACCCGCGGGCGGGCACCTGGGCGGTCGAGGTGAACGATCCGACCCGGTGCTACGACCTCTCCGGCGCACGACCCCTGACGAAGGACTCGCTCTACTCGGGCCGCGTCATCCGCGATCGCGCGGGTCGCTGGCAGTTCCTCGCCTTCCGCACCGCCGACGAGAACGGCGTCTTCCTCGGCGGAATCGTCGACCCGATCGCCCTCGGCTCGGCCGAGCTCACCGACGCCGCTCGCTAG
- a CDS encoding carbohydrate ABC transporter permease, which yields MASPVSTPMRPVALTRARPRFRWKDTRDGALMAAPAVLGLIAFVAVPFVAAIVLSLYNVQVDQSRPAKFWGLTNYIRLFTDPVISGAFLRSLINNLVFAIVVIPVQTGLALLLAVLLNRKLAGVRFFRTFFFMPVVFPMALVAVVWRLILDRSSDGLLNSSVTFVTGGLVPAHDWLGSSATALGSVILLSIWQGVGFQMVILLAALQEIPEERYEAARLDRANGWQQFVHITVPGIRNTLIFVTLLTTILAFRVYDQVFVLIRTAGANEEGTQTLLYNATQAIYSESNLGRASAISVVLFLIIVVITLIQRRVLRQGSES from the coding sequence GTGGCCTCACCCGTATCGACGCCGATGCGACCCGTCGCTCTCACCCGCGCCCGACCCCGCTTCCGCTGGAAGGACACCCGCGACGGCGCCCTCATGGCCGCCCCGGCGGTCCTCGGACTGATCGCCTTCGTCGCCGTCCCGTTCGTCGCGGCGATCGTGCTCTCGCTCTACAACGTCCAGGTCGACCAGTCCCGGCCCGCGAAGTTCTGGGGTCTCACCAACTACATCCGGCTCTTCACGGATCCGGTGATCTCGGGAGCGTTCCTGCGCTCGCTGATCAACAACCTCGTCTTCGCGATCGTCGTGATCCCGGTGCAGACCGGCCTCGCGCTGCTGCTCGCCGTGCTTCTTAACCGCAAGCTCGCCGGCGTGCGCTTCTTCCGCACCTTCTTCTTCATGCCGGTCGTCTTCCCGATGGCCCTCGTCGCGGTCGTCTGGCGGCTCATCCTCGATCGCAGCAGCGACGGGCTGCTGAACTCCTCCGTCACCTTCGTCACCGGCGGGCTCGTCCCGGCGCACGACTGGCTCGGCTCCTCGGCGACCGCCCTCGGCTCGGTGATCCTGCTCTCGATCTGGCAGGGCGTCGGCTTCCAGATGGTGATCCTTCTCGCCGCGCTGCAGGAGATCCCGGAGGAGCGCTACGAGGCGGCCCGGCTCGACCGCGCGAACGGCTGGCAGCAGTTCGTCCACATCACGGTCCCGGGCATCCGCAACACGCTGATCTTCGTCACGCTGCTGACGACGATCCTGGCGTTCCGCGTCTACGACCAGGTCTTCGTCCTGATCCGCACCGCCGGCGCCAACGAGGAGGGCACCCAGACCCTGCTCTACAACGCGACCCAGGCCATCTACAGCGAGAGCAACCTCGGGCGGGCGTCCGCCATCTCGGTGGTCCTCTTCCTGATCATCGTCGTCATCACCCTGATCCAGCGTCGGGTCCTCCGCCAAGGGAGCGAGAGTTGA
- a CDS encoding sugar ABC transporter substrate-binding protein, translating to MRNTRTIRRGALVAVAVATAIATMTGCSAGGDGGTDAAAGDGTGEINVWAHQGQDSENAALQAAVDGFNSSQDEVTAKLRIISGDTYTTTITSTPKDQLPDVLEIDGPTLASFVYNDKITPISDFVGQATIDNATPGSIAEGTSDDELYALAMFDSAMGLYGNKTLLDASGISVPTSFDTAWTADEFSAALKTLAAANPSGKSIDLNEASLSGEWGTYGFAPLIQSAGGNLIEDGKAAGAVDSDASVQALTDFASWKDYSDPNSDGNAFVDGRVAVAWGGHWNYPTFSEALGENLVALPLPDFGDGSKAGAGSWTWGIGSGTKNGDAAGAFLDYLLNDQNVGAMTTANGAPPATKTAFAADALYQDGGGLALWGQQLANACAADAITDDCIAVYRPVTAGYPTITAKFSGALAAVWGGADPKESLTDAATAIDQSFADNDDYK from the coding sequence ATGAGGAACACACGCACCATCCGTCGCGGCGCCCTGGTCGCCGTCGCGGTCGCCACGGCGATCGCCACGATGACCGGCTGCTCGGCCGGAGGCGATGGCGGCACGGACGCCGCCGCCGGCGACGGCACGGGAGAGATCAACGTCTGGGCGCACCAGGGTCAGGACAGCGAGAACGCGGCTCTGCAGGCCGCGGTCGACGGCTTCAACAGCTCGCAGGACGAGGTGACCGCGAAGCTGCGGATCATCTCCGGCGACACCTACACGACCACGATCACGAGCACGCCGAAGGACCAGCTCCCCGACGTGCTCGAGATCGACGGGCCGACGCTCGCGAGCTTCGTCTACAACGACAAGATCACCCCGATCAGCGACTTCGTCGGCCAGGCCACCATCGACAACGCCACCCCGGGCTCCATCGCCGAGGGCACCTCGGACGACGAGCTCTACGCGCTGGCGATGTTCGACTCCGCCATGGGTCTGTACGGCAACAAGACCCTGCTCGACGCCTCGGGGATCAGCGTGCCGACCTCGTTCGACACGGCCTGGACGGCCGACGAGTTCTCGGCCGCGCTGAAGACACTCGCCGCGGCGAACCCTTCGGGCAAGTCCATCGACCTCAACGAGGCCAGCCTGTCGGGGGAGTGGGGTACCTACGGCTTCGCGCCCCTCATCCAGTCCGCGGGCGGCAACCTGATCGAGGACGGCAAGGCCGCCGGCGCGGTGGACTCGGACGCCAGCGTGCAGGCGCTGACCGACTTCGCGTCCTGGAAGGACTACTCCGACCCCAACTCGGACGGGAACGCGTTCGTCGACGGCCGGGTCGCGGTCGCCTGGGGCGGGCACTGGAACTACCCGACCTTCTCCGAGGCGCTCGGCGAGAACCTCGTCGCCCTGCCGCTGCCGGACTTCGGCGACGGCTCCAAGGCCGGCGCCGGCTCCTGGACCTGGGGCATCGGCTCCGGCACGAAGAACGGCGACGCGGCCGGAGCGTTCCTGGACTACCTCCTGAACGACCAGAACGTCGGCGCGATGACCACCGCCAACGGCGCCCCGCCCGCGACGAAGACCGCCTTCGCCGCCGACGCCCTCTACCAGGACGGCGGCGGGCTGGCCCTCTGGGGTCAGCAGCTGGCGAACGCCTGCGCAGCGGACGCGATCACGGACGACTGCATCGCCGTCTACCGCCCCGTCACCGCCGGCTACCCGACGATCACCGCGAAGTTCTCCGGAGCCCTCGCCGCGGTCTGGGGCGGCGCGGACCCGAAGGAGTCCCTGACCGACGCGGCCACCGCGATCGATCAGAGCTTCGCGGACAACGACGACTACAAGTAG
- a CDS encoding alpha/beta fold hydrolase — protein sequence MSTADPVITSYALAPARSVTTQGKTFAYRELGPEEGVPVVFFGHLAANLDNWDPRIVDAIAARRHVIAFDQQGVGASGGTVPGTIEEAADDAYLFVRGLGLEKVDVFSFSMGGMIAQDLVVKHPELVRRLVLTGTGPRGGKDMDKVVGVTYFDLVRSVLTRSDIKEFLFFPRDAAGRKAAKQFVGRLKERTADRDEKVSTKAFTTQLKAIQRFGRSAPSDLSVITQPTLIANGDHDRMVPSVLSHDLHRRIAGSELILYPDSGHGGIFQYWEEFAPVAAEFLRP from the coding sequence ATGAGCACCGCCGATCCCGTCATCACCTCGTACGCGCTCGCCCCCGCGAGGAGCGTCACCACGCAGGGCAAGACCTTCGCCTACCGCGAGCTGGGTCCGGAGGAGGGCGTCCCCGTCGTCTTCTTCGGGCACCTCGCCGCGAATCTCGACAACTGGGACCCGCGCATCGTCGACGCGATCGCGGCGCGGCGGCACGTGATCGCGTTCGACCAGCAGGGCGTCGGCGCCTCCGGAGGCACCGTGCCGGGCACGATCGAGGAGGCCGCCGACGACGCGTACCTCTTCGTCCGGGGCCTCGGTCTCGAGAAGGTCGACGTCTTCTCGTTCTCGATGGGCGGGATGATCGCGCAGGACCTCGTCGTGAAGCACCCCGAGCTCGTCCGCAGGCTGGTGCTCACGGGCACCGGTCCCCGCGGCGGGAAGGACATGGACAAGGTGGTGGGCGTCACGTACTTCGACCTCGTCCGCTCCGTCCTCACCCGCTCGGACATCAAGGAGTTCCTCTTCTTCCCGCGCGACGCCGCCGGCAGGAAGGCCGCCAAGCAGTTCGTGGGACGCCTGAAGGAGCGCACCGCCGACCGCGACGAGAAGGTCAGCACCAAGGCCTTCACGACCCAGCTGAAGGCGATCCAGCGCTTCGGTCGCTCGGCGCCGTCGGACCTGTCCGTCATCACCCAGCCCACGCTGATCGCCAACGGCGACCACGACCGCATGGTGCCCTCGGTGCTGTCCCATGATCTGCACCGGCGCATCGCGGGGTCCGAGCTGATCCTCTACCCGGACTCGGGGCACGGCGGGATCTTCCAGTACTGGGAGGAGTTCGCTCCCGTCGCGGCGGAGTTCCTGCGGCCCTGA
- a CDS encoding TetR/AcrR family transcriptional regulator, which produces MSTALPSAAPGRRERNKLAKLERITAAASELFAEHGVDDVTTQQIAERADIGTGTLFLYARTKSELLLLVQNAHYAEALERGRAAAADAGTVLDAVLALVAPIVACNRAHVGNGRVYLREMVFGDPAEPHHAEARSIVGRSEEAIAEILERGGVPSASTVAGVVSAVVFVTLAAGDEPDVAAILPAIRAQLAAILPT; this is translated from the coding sequence ATGTCGACTGCACTGCCCTCGGCGGCGCCCGGGCGCCGCGAGCGGAACAAGCTCGCCAAGCTCGAGCGGATCACCGCAGCAGCGAGCGAGCTGTTCGCCGAGCACGGCGTCGACGACGTGACCACGCAGCAGATCGCCGAGCGCGCCGACATCGGCACCGGCACTCTCTTCCTCTACGCGAGGACGAAGAGCGAGCTGCTGCTGCTCGTGCAGAACGCTCACTACGCCGAGGCCCTCGAGCGCGGCCGGGCCGCCGCCGCGGACGCCGGGACGGTGCTCGACGCCGTGCTCGCGCTGGTCGCGCCGATCGTCGCCTGCAACCGCGCCCACGTCGGCAACGGCCGCGTCTACCTCCGCGAGATGGTCTTCGGCGACCCCGCGGAGCCGCACCACGCCGAAGCTCGCTCGATCGTCGGCCGGAGCGAGGAGGCGATCGCCGAGATCCTCGAGCGCGGCGGCGTGCCGAGCGCGAGCACCGTGGCCGGCGTCGTCTCCGCGGTCGTCTTCGTCACCCTCGCGGCCGGCGACGAGCCCGACGTCGCGGCGATCCTCCCCGCGATCCGCGCTCAGCTCGCAGCGATCCTGCCGACCTGA
- a CDS encoding carbohydrate ABC transporter permease, which yields MSTASGRRTAHTARTARTVRDYIVMIAAAALMFAPIYYLLIGSLKPSAEVLDGFAGFLPTNLSFDNYASVFTALSSDATGHFWQFFANSFVISLVIVVAGLVVNSLAGYAFARLEWVGRDKVFLLIVLLVIVPFESVAIPLMSLLQGQRDTLLVQMIPFIANAFSVFLFYTFFLNVPKSMEEAARLDGLGAWGTFVRVVVPNSRPVFATVAILTFLSSWGQYLWPSLVTSDPAARPLPLEMGVFSAQVPPDWGQTFAFGTLLVLPVLIVFLIFQRYFVQSVAGSAVKG from the coding sequence TTGAGCACAGCATCGGGGCGCCGTACCGCCCACACCGCCCGCACGGCGCGCACCGTCCGCGACTACATCGTGATGATCGCCGCTGCGGCACTCATGTTCGCGCCGATCTACTACCTCCTGATCGGCAGCCTCAAGCCGTCGGCGGAGGTGCTCGACGGCTTCGCCGGCTTCCTGCCGACGAACCTCTCCTTCGACAACTACGCCAGCGTCTTCACGGCGCTGAGCTCGGATGCGACCGGCCACTTCTGGCAGTTCTTCGCCAACTCGTTCGTGATCTCGCTCGTGATCGTCGTGGCGGGGCTCGTCGTCAACTCTCTGGCCGGCTACGCCTTCGCCCGGCTGGAGTGGGTGGGCCGCGACAAGGTGTTCCTGCTGATCGTGCTGCTCGTCATCGTGCCGTTCGAATCGGTCGCGATCCCGCTGATGTCCCTGCTCCAGGGACAGCGCGACACGCTCCTCGTGCAGATGATCCCGTTCATCGCCAACGCGTTCTCGGTCTTCCTCTTCTACACGTTCTTCCTCAACGTGCCCAAGAGCATGGAGGAGGCGGCCCGGCTCGACGGCCTCGGCGCCTGGGGGACCTTCGTGCGCGTCGTCGTCCCGAACTCGCGCCCGGTCTTCGCGACCGTCGCGATCCTGACCTTCCTCTCCTCCTGGGGCCAGTACCTCTGGCCCTCGCTGGTCACCTCGGATCCGGCCGCCCGGCCGCTGCCCCTGGAGATGGGCGTGTTCTCGGCGCAGGTCCCGCCCGACTGGGGACAGACGTTCGCCTTCGGCACTCTGCTGGTGCTGCCGGTGCTGATCGTCTTCCTGATCTTCCAGCGCTACTTCGTGCAGTCGGTCGCGGGCTCGGCCGTGAAGGGCTGA